Proteins encoded together in one Streptomyces sp. NBC_01216 window:
- a CDS encoding VRR-NUC domain-containing protein, translated as MSGELYRKLLAERYGPLDRLEAERFPVAADRAEPVTGTSEEQWRRKVREIAARYGWRLQYHTADSRRSDAGWPDEVFGHLGQRRTLFVEFKTDTGRLRPAQREWLAHLADSGFEVAVWRPRDLHSVLRVLGPERQRAVLPPNFRRPTP; from the coding sequence GTGAGCGGGGAGCTGTACCGCAAGCTGCTCGCCGAACGGTACGGGCCGCTGGACCGGCTGGAGGCCGAGCGTTTCCCGGTGGCCGCCGACCGGGCGGAGCCAGTGACCGGCACGAGCGAGGAGCAGTGGCGACGCAAGGTCCGTGAGATCGCCGCTCGGTACGGCTGGCGGCTGCAGTACCACACGGCAGACTCCCGACGCTCCGACGCGGGCTGGCCCGACGAGGTCTTCGGGCACCTCGGACAGCGCCGCACGCTGTTCGTCGAGTTCAAGACCGACACCGGCCGGCTCCGCCCTGCCCAGCGCGAGTGGCTCGCCCACCTGGCCGACAGCGGCTTCGAGGTCGCCGTCTGGCGGCCTCGCGATCTGCACAGCGTGCTGCGAGTGCTCGGCCCCGAGCGCCAGCGTGCCGTCCTCCCGCCGAACTTCCGGAGACCCACCCCATGA
- a CDS encoding ParB/Srx family N-terminal domain-containing protein yields MSDPLKPRMVEGDPRELTLLDINARFMRHEQFQRLVANIRDDGALTSTPLVWNDAETGRRIVLSGNHRTKAAIEAGLERIWWMEITEPLPRQRQIALQLAHNAIAGEDDPATLKALYEELEDVSMRLYSGLDDKTLELLDEVTVPSLAEANLDFATVQIVFLPDEKEAAEKALEAARKAASADARWLTHIDQYDSVLDTLDTTKGAHNIGNVAAAFAIILAVVERHLGELAEGWYDPDEQTVTRKGTAPIETVLATRTMPADAAAVVQRAIDRMERDGDIETGQRWRALELWAADYLAGAA; encoded by the coding sequence TTGAGCGATCCACTCAAGCCCCGCATGGTGGAGGGCGACCCGCGCGAGCTGACGCTGCTGGACATCAACGCTCGGTTCATGCGTCACGAGCAGTTCCAGCGCCTCGTCGCGAACATCCGTGACGACGGCGCGCTGACCTCGACGCCGCTGGTGTGGAACGACGCGGAGACCGGCCGCCGCATCGTGCTGTCGGGCAACCACCGCACCAAGGCGGCGATCGAGGCCGGCCTGGAGCGCATCTGGTGGATGGAGATCACCGAACCGCTCCCCCGGCAGCGGCAGATCGCGCTCCAGCTCGCCCACAACGCGATTGCCGGCGAGGACGACCCGGCCACCCTCAAGGCCCTGTACGAGGAGCTGGAGGACGTCTCCATGCGCCTGTACTCCGGCCTTGACGACAAGACCCTCGAACTCCTCGACGAGGTCACCGTGCCGAGTCTCGCGGAGGCGAACCTGGACTTCGCGACCGTGCAGATCGTCTTCCTGCCGGACGAGAAGGAGGCCGCGGAGAAGGCCCTGGAAGCGGCCCGGAAGGCGGCGTCCGCCGACGCCCGCTGGCTGACCCACATCGACCAGTACGACAGCGTGCTGGACACCCTCGACACGACGAAGGGCGCGCACAACATCGGCAACGTCGCCGCCGCGTTCGCGATCATCCTCGCGGTCGTGGAGCGGCACCTCGGCGAACTCGCCGAGGGCTGGTACGACCCGGACGAGCAGACCGTCACCCGCAAGGGCACCGCCCCGATCGAGACGGTGCTGGCCACCCGCACCATGCCGGCCGACGCCGCGGCCGTCGTCCAGCGGGCCATCGACCGAATGGAGCGGGACGGCGACATCGAGACGGGGCAGCGGTGGCGGGCCCTGGAGCTGTGGGCCGCCGACTACCTGGCAGGTGCGGCGTGA
- a CDS encoding terminase large subunit domain-containing protein — MSDAELHAEITALIEADAASSRRWACDRPGCDGLPHEGWLHHHARAAQRPQGAWAAWMMLTGRGWGKTKSAAEAVREWTSTPGTMIAVVAKNATLVKEICFESPKSGLLAVIPPEDIRRYSPGNGLTTLRMKNGSAIYGFGAETPDNLRGFAFDKGWLDEYAAWNRHTAQSVYDMLWFCLREAPTPQVVISTTPKPLPHVKRLVERGRRPGSTVVLTTGRTEDNRANLSPAALAELDSEYGGTRLGRQELDGVLLEDVEGALWKQWMFEVEGFRIARTAVPPLDRLVVAVDPAVTTTDSADLTAFTVAGRSYPLEQMYGDRRPRGYVLHAEQDRHTPTAAMRRAAALYHEHQADCVVIEANNGGDYLPALLAEVDPTVPCRVVHATRGKRARAAPVAMLYEQSRITHAGPPRTFAVLEEQMTTYVGASVRCGKPDLVRVAAGDHLDGGSGAVAGMRERAPW; from the coding sequence ATGTCTGACGCCGAGCTGCACGCAGAGATCACCGCGCTGATCGAGGCCGACGCCGCCTCGTCGCGCCGCTGGGCCTGCGACCGCCCCGGCTGCGACGGCCTGCCCCACGAGGGCTGGTTGCACCACCACGCCCGCGCCGCCCAACGCCCGCAGGGGGCCTGGGCAGCCTGGATGATGCTGACGGGCCGAGGCTGGGGGAAGACGAAATCCGCTGCCGAGGCCGTACGCGAGTGGACGAGCACGCCGGGCACGATGATCGCGGTCGTCGCGAAGAACGCCACGCTCGTGAAGGAGATCTGCTTCGAGTCCCCCAAGTCCGGCCTCCTCGCGGTCATCCCGCCCGAGGACATCCGCCGCTACAGCCCCGGCAACGGCCTGACCACCCTGCGCATGAAGAACGGCTCCGCGATCTACGGCTTCGGTGCCGAGACCCCCGACAACCTCCGCGGCTTCGCCTTCGACAAGGGCTGGCTCGACGAGTACGCCGCCTGGAACCGCCACACCGCCCAGTCGGTGTACGACATGCTGTGGTTCTGCCTGCGCGAGGCCCCGACCCCACAGGTCGTCATCTCCACCACCCCAAAGCCGCTCCCCCACGTCAAACGCCTCGTCGAGCGCGGTCGCCGCCCGGGCTCCACCGTGGTCCTGACCACCGGCCGCACCGAGGACAACCGCGCCAACCTCTCCCCGGCCGCGCTCGCCGAGCTCGACTCCGAGTACGGCGGCACTCGCCTGGGCCGCCAGGAACTCGACGGCGTCCTCCTCGAAGACGTCGAAGGCGCCCTGTGGAAGCAGTGGATGTTCGAGGTAGAGGGTTTCCGTATCGCCCGCACTGCGGTCCCACCACTCGACCGCCTGGTCGTCGCCGTCGACCCCGCCGTCACCACCACCGACTCCGCCGACCTGACCGCCTTCACCGTGGCCGGCCGCTCCTACCCGCTGGAGCAGATGTACGGCGACCGCCGCCCCCGCGGCTACGTCCTCCACGCCGAACAGGACCGTCACACCCCGACAGCCGCGATGCGCCGCGCCGCCGCGCTCTACCACGAGCACCAGGCCGACTGCGTGGTCATCGAGGCCAACAACGGCGGCGACTACCTCCCCGCCCTCCTCGCCGAGGTCGACCCCACCGTCCCGTGCCGCGTCGTCCACGCCACCCGCGGCAAACGCGCCCGCGCCGCCCCGGTCGCGATGCTCTACGAGCAGTCCCGCATCACCCACGCCGGCCCGCCCCGCACGTTCGCGGTGTTGGAGGAGCAGATGACGACGTACGTCGGCGCCTCAGTGCGTTGTGGCAAACCGGATCTTGTTCGAGTGGCAGCGGGTGATCATCTGGACGGAGGTTCGGGTGCGGTCGCGGGCATGAGAGAACGGGCCCCTTGGTAG
- a CDS encoding DUF6221 family protein has translation MRRNDFEVMMEFFRARLREDETAARALKPGKNQDVARLRDRVLADIEAKHRLMEWVDEYPRRAEDNGERAPWQKLAGDLVAGISRDRRSPVIYELVAAYADHPDFRPEWLPIEDERELDEEYGSGAHESSTRRRGRTV, from the coding sequence ATGAGACGAAACGACTTCGAGGTCATGATGGAGTTCTTCCGGGCCCGTCTTCGTGAGGATGAGACTGCCGCTCGAGCACTGAAGCCCGGCAAGAACCAGGACGTGGCAAGGTTGCGGGACCGGGTCCTCGCCGACATCGAGGCGAAGCACAGGCTCATGGAGTGGGTGGACGAGTATCCGCGGAGGGCAGAGGACAACGGGGAGCGCGCCCCCTGGCAGAAGTTGGCCGGGGACTTGGTCGCCGGAATCTCGCGGGACCGCCGTAGCCCAGTGATTTACGAACTCGTTGCGGCGTACGCCGACCATCCCGATTTCCGGCCTGAGTGGCTGCCGATCGAGGACGAGCGGGAGCTGGACGAGGAGTACGGATCCGGCGCGCACGAGAGCAGCACCCGCAGGCGGGGCCGCACCGTCTGA
- a CDS encoding recombinase family protein has translation MGYTGGFWAGESMRAYGHETDGVTAVPDEAAHLAAAARRLLDERKTLAETANWMTENAGPTVSGRPWAPTTLRRRLRNPAIAGLKENANGELIPGPAEQLIDRETFDALQELFSENKKGQGTKLKHVHYLSGGPATCGLCRQPLVSRSTANGGRGYVCETEGCGKVRISAEPLDEYVGERVVARLQGPTHLKRLATLRDKYVNEAREAERFLKEQLSDRKSELARAYGAMEMNLGEYRTAKAALEGRRTEAMGAVRRGKALEQLPELTPKGVETWWHETAGREQRRNLVQLVVREVRVGPATVRGSRKFDEARFEIFWRWE, from the coding sequence ATGGGTTACACCGGGGGATTTTGGGCTGGAGAGAGTATGAGGGCATACGGCCACGAAACGGACGGAGTGACTGCCGTCCCTGATGAGGCTGCCCACTTGGCGGCGGCAGCCAGGCGTCTTCTCGATGAGAGGAAGACGCTCGCGGAAACCGCGAACTGGATGACGGAGAACGCGGGACCAACGGTCTCCGGTCGACCATGGGCGCCCACGACACTGCGGCGCCGACTGCGCAACCCGGCGATCGCCGGCCTCAAGGAGAACGCCAACGGGGAACTGATCCCAGGCCCGGCCGAGCAGCTGATCGACCGCGAGACGTTCGACGCCCTGCAGGAGCTGTTCAGCGAGAACAAGAAGGGCCAGGGCACCAAGCTGAAGCACGTCCACTACCTGTCGGGCGGGCCGGCGACGTGCGGTCTATGCAGGCAGCCGCTGGTGTCCCGGTCTACAGCGAACGGCGGGCGGGGGTACGTCTGCGAGACCGAGGGCTGCGGGAAGGTGCGGATCTCCGCCGAGCCGCTGGACGAGTACGTCGGAGAGCGAGTGGTCGCCCGCCTGCAAGGTCCGACGCACCTCAAGCGTCTGGCCACACTGCGCGACAAGTACGTCAACGAGGCTCGTGAGGCGGAGCGGTTCCTGAAGGAGCAACTGAGCGACCGCAAGAGCGAGTTGGCGCGCGCCTATGGGGCGATGGAGATGAACCTGGGCGAGTACAGGACAGCCAAGGCCGCCCTGGAAGGCCGGCGCACCGAAGCGATGGGCGCGGTGCGCCGCGGCAAGGCCCTTGAGCAGCTTCCGGAGTTGACCCCCAAGGGTGTTGAAACCTGGTGGCACGAGACCGCCGGACGCGAGCAGCGCCGGAACCTCGTTCAGCTCGTCGTACGGGAAGTGCGCGTGGGGCCTGCCACCGTGAGGGGCTCACGGAAGTTCGACGAGGCCCGCTTCGAGATCTTCTGGAGGTGGGAGTAG
- a CDS encoding DUF6193 family natural product biosynthesis protein: MTDIVEAQWHRLLTTAGEPELPAGAPPLEPFLTLVRAAYAEPLLRQLYPWTSHWRLGFSRCTASRFTMDIPLVYGRSVGGYRVEQPKAGPYDTEWIGDTSTAQEAVAMVIERLPPGCGPAFIGTAEELAAYERTQDTR; encoded by the coding sequence ATGACCGACATCGTGGAAGCGCAGTGGCACAGACTCCTAACGACCGCGGGTGAGCCCGAACTTCCCGCGGGAGCGCCTCCCCTTGAGCCGTTCCTGACGCTGGTGCGTGCAGCGTACGCGGAGCCGCTGCTCAGGCAGCTGTACCCCTGGACGAGCCATTGGCGGCTCGGCTTCAGCCGGTGCACGGCCTCCCGCTTCACCATGGACATTCCCTTGGTCTACGGGCGCAGCGTCGGCGGGTATCGGGTTGAGCAACCGAAGGCCGGCCCCTACGACACGGAGTGGATCGGGGACACGAGCACCGCGCAGGAGGCCGTGGCCATGGTTATCGAGCGGCTGCCTCCGGGCTGCGGCCCAGCCTTCATTGGCACCGCAGAGGAACTCGCCGCGTACGAGAGGACGCAAGACACCAGGTAG
- a CDS encoding helix-turn-helix transcriptional regulator produces MTRNEVLALPVTVDVLTAGKAFGFSRNTTYELIKSGEFPVPVHPYGKGKRRVLTSELWAALGVRPE; encoded by the coding sequence ATGACGCGGAATGAGGTGCTGGCCCTGCCGGTCACGGTCGACGTACTGACGGCCGGCAAGGCGTTCGGCTTCAGCAGGAACACGACGTACGAGCTGATCAAGTCCGGGGAGTTCCCCGTGCCCGTACACCCGTACGGCAAAGGCAAGCGCAGGGTGCTGACGTCGGAGCTGTGGGCGGCACTGGGCGTGCGTCCGGAGTAA
- a CDS encoding ParB/RepB/Spo0J family partition protein encodes MNVSEANIEVIAIPLADIEPNPDQPRKFFDETKLEELAAQFRSVGQLQPIVVRPAGDTFQIVMGERRWRAMHLVEGATTIEAKVVSSVDDENAFIMGISENIGRADMTLMEEAQAYADLVGFGYQAERIAEMFGKTTDYVKWRMDLLNLTTDIAELVAEGKIKADFAWYLSKLTPANQKVAVTRYMKGDFRTETDASTFAQALRMKENQEGFFSEKELSDKEKEDKAKERKQAKSKVDQVERAGTLLEELAKLTPTELAELFEGEVGKQLDAVERVRKAAAEAVKKLRKAKAMSEAKQLTVRPELKVEPEAEDAEAEQEPSETEIAEAAAEEPSETELEAAA; translated from the coding sequence ATGAACGTCAGCGAGGCGAACATCGAGGTCATCGCGATCCCGCTCGCGGACATCGAGCCCAACCCGGACCAGCCCCGCAAGTTCTTCGACGAGACCAAGCTGGAGGAGCTGGCAGCCCAGTTCCGCTCGGTCGGCCAGCTCCAGCCGATCGTGGTCCGCCCGGCCGGCGACACGTTCCAGATCGTGATGGGCGAGCGTCGCTGGCGGGCCATGCACCTGGTGGAGGGCGCCACCACCATCGAGGCCAAGGTCGTCTCGAGCGTCGACGACGAGAACGCGTTCATCATGGGCATCTCCGAGAACATCGGCCGCGCGGACATGACCCTCATGGAGGAGGCCCAGGCGTACGCGGACCTGGTCGGGTTCGGATACCAGGCGGAGCGCATCGCGGAGATGTTCGGCAAGACCACCGACTACGTGAAGTGGCGGATGGACCTGCTCAACCTCACCACCGACATCGCGGAACTCGTCGCCGAGGGCAAGATCAAGGCCGACTTCGCCTGGTACCTGTCGAAGCTCACGCCGGCGAACCAGAAGGTGGCCGTCACCCGGTACATGAAGGGCGACTTCAGGACGGAGACCGACGCCTCCACCTTCGCGCAGGCCCTGCGGATGAAGGAGAACCAGGAGGGCTTCTTCTCCGAGAAGGAGCTGTCGGACAAGGAGAAGGAGGACAAGGCCAAGGAGCGCAAGCAGGCCAAGTCCAAGGTGGACCAGGTCGAGCGCGCCGGGACACTCCTGGAGGAGCTGGCGAAGCTGACGCCGACGGAGCTGGCCGAGCTGTTCGAGGGCGAGGTGGGCAAGCAGCTGGACGCGGTGGAGCGGGTGCGGAAGGCGGCGGCCGAGGCGGTGAAGAAGCTGCGGAAGGCGAAGGCAATGTCCGAGGCGAAGCAGCTGACGGTCCGGCCGGAGCTGAAGGTCGAGCCCGAGGCGGAGGACGCCGAGGCCGAGCAGGAGCCGAGCGAGACCGAGATCGCCGAGGCCGCCGCCGAGGAGCCCTCGGAGACGGAGCTTGAGGCCGCGGCCTGA
- a CDS encoding putative antirestriction adenine methyltransferase — protein sequence MFHGSIPADLRAIIHEHATTWRGQAEDIYVGCSGNFTIERVLHDSGFRLHGCDVQLYSSAIGWYLAGQELPITIRPESAYELDWLDPYMDGRAGTLAVVLLGSRFFQWLGRGDHPYYGRMLAAYRQQFPQLHAKTVEKIEALPLRLASYAPMDVNQWLADQVPTDAPVVAFPPFYAGDYEGQFAALDKHLGWPAPEYPTLDDAAKQTLIERITDRPHWVLGLHFDVEELRDHLRGQVQTANRGLPINVYASVPRSRIVRPNQRLEPVRAPRLVPGRELGGTLTLAPLTMGQFATLRSQYMNHNIRPGAPTMALAVLVDGVVVGAFAYSTPKYDPHNVYLLSDFPVAPTSYGRLAKLVLYAALSTEAQFLAQRAMNTRLTRLNTTAFTQRPVSMKYRGLLRLNSRKDSTDPAYRYQLDYGSELGRWSLAEGFAQWRSKHGQKEGEPR from the coding sequence TTGTTCCACGGCTCGATCCCCGCGGACCTCCGCGCGATCATCCACGAGCACGCCACCACCTGGCGCGGCCAGGCCGAGGACATCTACGTCGGCTGCTCGGGCAACTTCACCATCGAACGCGTCCTGCACGACTCCGGGTTCCGGCTCCACGGCTGCGACGTGCAGCTGTACTCGTCGGCAATCGGCTGGTACCTCGCCGGGCAGGAGCTCCCCATCACGATCCGTCCCGAGTCGGCGTACGAACTCGACTGGCTGGACCCGTACATGGACGGACGGGCCGGAACGCTCGCAGTGGTGCTGCTCGGCTCGCGCTTCTTCCAGTGGCTCGGGCGCGGGGACCATCCGTACTACGGCCGGATGCTGGCCGCCTACCGGCAGCAGTTCCCGCAGCTGCACGCGAAGACAGTCGAGAAGATCGAGGCGCTGCCGCTGCGGCTCGCCTCGTACGCGCCGATGGACGTGAACCAGTGGCTCGCCGACCAGGTGCCGACGGACGCGCCGGTCGTGGCCTTCCCGCCGTTCTACGCAGGGGACTACGAGGGCCAGTTCGCGGCCCTGGACAAACACTTGGGCTGGCCGGCGCCGGAGTACCCGACGCTGGACGACGCCGCGAAGCAGACCCTGATCGAGCGCATCACCGACCGGCCGCACTGGGTGCTCGGCCTGCACTTCGACGTCGAGGAGCTGCGTGACCACCTGCGCGGTCAGGTGCAGACCGCCAACCGCGGGCTGCCGATCAACGTCTACGCGTCGGTCCCGCGCTCGCGGATCGTACGCCCGAACCAGCGGCTGGAGCCGGTGCGCGCACCGCGGCTCGTACCGGGCCGGGAGCTCGGCGGGACACTGACCCTCGCGCCGCTGACGATGGGGCAGTTCGCGACGCTGCGGTCGCAGTACATGAACCACAACATCCGTCCGGGCGCGCCGACGATGGCGCTCGCGGTCCTGGTCGACGGCGTCGTGGTGGGCGCGTTCGCGTACTCGACGCCGAAGTACGACCCGCACAACGTGTACCTGCTCTCCGACTTCCCGGTCGCGCCGACGTCGTACGGGCGGCTGGCCAAGCTCGTGCTGTACGCGGCGCTGTCGACCGAGGCGCAGTTCCTCGCGCAGCGCGCCATGAACACCCGCCTGACCCGGCTGAACACGACGGCGTTCACGCAGCGGCCGGTGTCGATGAAGTACCGCGGGCTGCTGCGCCTGAACTCGCGCAAGGACTCCACCGATCCCGCCTACCGCTACCAGCTCGACTACGGCTCCGAGCTGGGCCGCTGGTCGCTGGCCGAAGGGTTCGCGCAGTGGAGGAGCAAGCACGGACAGAAGGAGGGGGAACCCCGTTGA